Part of the Bacteroidota bacterium genome, AAGAACATCGTCATTCTTGATGTGATGACCATCTCGGCCGGGTTTGTCCTTCGGGTGATCGCGGGGGCCGTCCTGATCGGAGTGCCTACATCCGAGTGGCTGATCATCTGCACGATGCTCCTCTCTCTCTTCCTGGGCTTCAGCAAGAGAAGGCACGAGTTGACGATTCTGGAGTCGCAAGCGGAGACACACCGTTCCGTGCTCGCCCATTACAGCCCCTATTTCCTCGACCAGATGATCGGGATCGTGACGGCGTCGACCGTCATGTCGTACGCGCTCTATACGATTTCCGACGAAACCGTGCGAAAATTCGGGACCAACCATATTTTCTATACAGTTCCTTTTGTACTTTACGGAATTTTTCGCTATTTATACCTTGTTCATAAGAAAGAAGCGGGTGGGAACCCGACCAAGCTCGCCTTGACGGATTTGCCGCTTCTGATCAATATCACGTTGTGGATTATCACCGCTACGATCATCATTTACGGGAGATAACCCCTTGCCGAAATCGAAAGTCGCAGTCCTTAAGACGCGCCCGGAGACCGTTCTGGAGGACATCCAGCGCCTGATGGACCTCGCCGGCGTCGGGAAGGCGCTGGCGCACGGGGTGCCGACGATCCTCAAAGACAATATTTCCTGGCATTTTCCCTTTCCCGCGGCCAATACCACGCCCTGGCAGATGGAGGGGACCATCCTTTCCCTGAGAAACTCGGGCTTCAGCGACCTCGTCTGCGTGCAGAATAAGACGGTCGTGACCAATGCGTTCAAGGGGGAGGATCTGAATAATTATGTCCCCATCTTCCGCCGGTACGACATCCCGGTCCTCTATAATTTCAGGGAGAGCGACATCCGGTGGGTCGAATACACTCCGAAAGCCAGGATGCATGTCCTCGACAAGATTTATCCCGACGGGATCACCATCCCCGAGTATTTCCAGGGAAAGAACATCGTTCACCTCCCCACGGTCAAGTGCCACATTTACACGACCACGACCGGCGCGATGAAGAACGCCTTCGGCGGGCTTCTGAACACGAAACGGCATTACACGCACAGCTGGATCCACAAGACGCTCGTCGACCTGCTCGCGATCCAGAAGGAACTCCACACCGGAATCTTTGCGATGATGGACGGCACAACGGCCGGGAACGGCCCGGGGCCCCGGACGATGTATCCGGTCGTGAAGGATTACATCCTGGCAAGCTCCGACCAGGTGGCGATCGACGCCGTCTCCG contains:
- a CDS encoding decaprenyl-phosphate phosphoribosyltransferase, encoding MIASMRPQQWIKNLFLFAALIFSGNLFVLRDFLPTVAGFFLFCLSSSGVYLFNDVCDLENDKLHPVKSQRPLPSGRLGVGPALGASFFLGVAGVAGAYLLRPQFALILLLYLLINAAYSVKLKNIVILDVMTISAGFVLRVIAGAVLIGVPTSEWLIICTMLLSLFLGFSKRRHELTILESQAETHRSVLAHYSPYFLDQMIGIVTASTVMSYALYTISDETVRKFGTNHIFYTVPFVLYGIFRYLYLVHKKEAGGNPTKLALTDLPLLINITLWIITATIIIYGR
- a CDS encoding DUF362 domain-containing protein; this translates as MPKSKVAVLKTRPETVLEDIQRLMDLAGVGKALAHGVPTILKDNISWHFPFPAANTTPWQMEGTILSLRNSGFSDLVCVQNKTVVTNAFKGEDLNNYVPIFRRYDIPVLYNFRESDIRWVEYTPKARMHVLDKIYPDGITIPEYFQGKNIVHLPTVKCHIYTTTTGAMKNAFGGLLNTKRHYTHSWIHKTLVDLLAIQKELHTGIFAMMDGTTAGNGPGPRTMYPVVKDYILASSDQVAIDAVSAKMMGFDPLSIEYINLAHQDGLGVGDVRDIEIAGSDISNESWGFSVGDNGASRIGDLMWFGPLAKFQKLFFHTPLVNVFILGSEAYHDYYRWPLKDRKTFEQWKKNTHWGRLFHDYETGDVWEGVTALGAPTPR